In Bacillus thuringiensis, the DNA window GTATTCTCCATCTTTTTTCTCGCCTTTATCTATAACCGCATAATAATCTTGTATTTCTTTATTTGAAAAGAAGTTGTCTACAAAAGCATGTACACCTTCTGTTTTTGTGTTTAAATAATATGCTGTTCCTCCTAAAATAATGGCGAACACAGCTAAAACTTTAATTACCAATTTCATAAATGCGCCTCCTGTTTGCACTTCTTTCTCACTAACCTTATGTCTATACATGTATTATACGAAAAACAACATACTATACTCTATCGAAACGCCTTACACTTTCCTTACATTATTGTAAGAGTTTTTCCCTTTATAGCAAATTCCCATCAAAAAAATTTTCCGTTTAACAAACTTTTATATTATTATTGAATGATACGAATTTTTATTACAAAAATCAAAGGAGACAGTTTTCAAATGGCTATCTTGCAAGGTTTAGCACTATTACTTGTTGTACTTTGTCTATTTACACTTTTTAGTTACCGTGCTCCTTACGGCATGAAAGCAATGGGTGCTTTAGCTAATGCAGCAATCGCTAGTTTTCTTATTGAAGCATTTCACCGTTATATCGGTGGAGAAATGTTTCATAATGAATTTCTACAATCAGTAGGAGAAGCTTCTGGTAGTATGAGCGGCGTCGCAGCGGCAATTTTAGTCGCATTAGCAATCGGTGTTTCACCCGTATATGCTGTTTTAATCGGTATCGCTACTAGTGGGTTCGGTATTTTACCAGGATTTTTCGCTGGATACGTCTGTGCCTTCGTCGTAAAGTTCCTCGAAAAGAAATTACCGGCTGGTATAGAGTTTTTAGCAATCCTATTTATCGCTGCACCAATCTCACGCGGAATGGCCATGCTTATGGATCCGCTCGTAAATGCAACACTTGGTAAAATCGGTTCTATGATTTCAGTTGCAACTACAGAAAGTCCTATCATTATGGGCATTATGCTTGGTGGATTAATAACAGTTATTTCTACCTCTCCATTAAGTTCTATGGCACTAACTGCAATGCTTGGATTAACAGGTTTACCAATGGCAATTGGTAGTCTTGCCGTAGCAGCCTCAGCCCCAATGAACTTTATTTTCTTTAAGCGACTAAAAATTTGCTCAAAGAAAGACACAATCGCTGTAGCAATAGAACCTTTAACACAAGCCGATGTTGTTTCAGC includes these proteins:
- a CDS encoding PTS sugar transporter subunit IIC → MAILQGLALLLVVLCLFTLFSYRAPYGMKAMGALANAAIASFLIEAFHRYIGGEMFHNEFLQSVGEASGSMSGVAAAILVALAIGVSPVYAVLIGIATSGFGILPGFFAGYVCAFVVKFLEKKLPAGIEFLAILFIAAPISRGMAMLMDPLVNATLGKIGSMISVATTESPIIMGIMLGGLITVISTSPLSSMALTAMLGLTGLPMAIGSLAVAASAPMNFIFFKRLKICSKKDTIAVAIEPLTQADVVSANPIPIYATNFVGGALAGIITSLFQLVNNAPGTASPIPGLLVLFGFNDVVKVTIAAILCGIVTTIVGYIGSIVFRKYPIRSADEIRGIASEEKVA